A stretch of the Nakaseomyces glabratus chromosome L, complete sequence genome encodes the following:
- the PBS2 gene encoding mitogen-activated protein kinase kinase PBS2 (CAGL0L05632g~Ortholog(s) have MAP kinase kinase activity, MAP-kinase scaffold activity), translated as MDRVNRHSVASVNEAMERVRLDRKSSNDSNHSLGGESTSRSGGSGIGVAPTSGNNGTVKRASSMSSNYSNINASLHARVKAFQEQRGLHRSSSLGKGDSEENIGNVGTSINPSPSLGSMKDEPVPAIQKIVNKPLPPLPGQNSSSLTPSQETINMISNASQQAPDGPLNNISPVPGFKEAMGGNVRRNDGQNLYGSTSPAVTASAPNMPAFNPNRKAPRPPQIPHNTVIPAKPMQSLSSRRGLKLPPGGMKLKLPSKGDAPASMPSTVPAASSVKPVVHQEFAATPSNKNHIKNNNGSTEGKRSNPGSLVNAVQTTSISSANDQQDTEGTEPKSNSNGTGLFANFSRYVDIKSGSLNFAGKLSLSSRGIDFSNGSSSRITLDELQFIEELGHGNYGTVSKVLHKPNNVLMAMKEVRLELDESKFRQILMELEVLHKCNSPFIVDFYGAFFIEGAVYMCMEYMDGGSLDKIYDENPEMGGIDEPQLAFITNAVIQGLRELKEVHNVIHRDVKPTNILCSAKQGTVKLCDFGVSGNLVASLAKTNIGCQSYMAPERIKSLNPDRGTYTVQSDIWSLGLSILEMALGRYPYPPETFDNIFSQLSAIVDGPPPKLPADKFSDEAQDFVSLCLQKIPDRRPNYSNLYEHPWLAKYRSIDVQMGPYITKRLEIRKRILAEKGEDGLHRTVPALHKGGL; from the coding sequence ATGGATAGAGTCAACAGGCATAGTGTAGCGAGTGTTAATGAGGCAATGGAGAGGGTGCGATTGGACAGAAAGAGCAGTAATGACAGCAATCATAGTCTGGGAGGAGAATCTACTAGCAGAAGTGGAGGATCAGGTATTGGTGTTGCCCCCACTAGTGGCAATAATGGTACTGTGAAAAGAGCTAGTTCAATGTCATCAAACTACAGTAACATAAATGCCTCTTTACATGCGCGTGTGAAAGCATTCCAAGAACAAAGAGGTCTACATAGGTCTAGCAGTTTGGGGAAAGGAGATTCGGAAGAGAACATTGGAAACGTAGGTACAAGTATAAATCCTTCTCCTAGCCTCGGATCTATGAAAGACGAGCCAGTACCAGCGattcaaaaaattgtaaataAACCACTACCGCCATTGCCGGGTCAGAATAGTTCCTCGCTTACACCTTCCCAGGAAACAATCAATATGATTAGCAATGCTTCTCAACAGGCACCAGATGGTCCACTCAATAATATTTCACCTGTTCCAGGATTTAAGGAAGCTATGGGGGGCAATGTAAGAAGAAATGACGGGCAAAATCTTTATGGTTCTACAAGTCCCGCAGTAACAGCCTCGGCTCCTAATATGCCTGCTTTTAATCCAAATAGAAAGGCACCAAGACCTCCCCAAATTCCTCATAATACTGTGATACCAGCAAAACCTATGCAAAGTCTGAGTTCAAGAAGAGGTCTGAAATTACCGCCCGGTGGAATGAAACTGAAACTACCTTCAAAAGGTGACGCGCCAGCATCTATGCCAAGTACAGTTCCTGCAGCTTCATCAGTGAAACCGGTTGTTCATCAAGAATTTGCCGCCACTCCATCAAATAAGAATCAcataaagaataataacGGAAGCACTGAGGGTAAGAGGTCAAATCCAGGTTCCTTAGTGAACGCAGTTCAAACTACATCTATTTCATCAGCTAATGATCAGCAGGATACGGAAGGAACTGAACCAAAAAGCAACTCTAATGGTACTGGTCTGTTTGCAAACTTTTCGCGATATGTGGATATTAAGTCGGGCTCTTTAAATTTTGCTGGTAAGCTTTCACTTTCCTCAAGAGGTATTGATTTTAGCAATGGTTCTAGTTCAAGGATAACACTTGATGAGCTTCAATTTATAGAGGAACTGGGACATGGTAATTATGGTACTGTGTCAAAAGTTTTACATAAGCCAAATAATGTTTTGATGGCAATGAAAGAAGTTAGACTTGAATTAGATGAGTCTAAATTTAGGCAAATTTTAATGGAATTAGAAGTGCTTCATAAATGTAACTCACCATTTATCGTGGACTTCTATGGTGCATTTTTTATAGAGGGTGCTGTTTATATGTGCATGGAATATATGGATGGTGGATCATTAGATAAAATATACGATGAAAACCCCGAAATGGGTGGTATTGATGAGCCACAACTTGCATTTATCACTAACGCTGTCATTCAAGGTTTGAGGGAGCTAAAAGAGGTTCATAACGTGATACATCGAGACGTAAAGCCAACCAACATTCTGTGTTCTGCCAAGCAAGGAACTGTGAAATTGTGTGATTTTGGTGTTTCTGGTAATCTGGTAGCTTCCTTAGCGAAGACAAATATAGGTTGTCAATCATATATGGCTCCTGAGAGAATAAAATCTCTGAACCCTGATAGAGGAACATATACAGTGCAGTCAGACATATGGTCATTGGGTCTAAGTATACTAGAGATGGCATTAGGTAGATATCCTTATCCTCCAGAAACATTCGATAATATATTCTCGCAACTAAGTGCAATCGTAGATGGACCACCCCCTAAACTGCCAGCAGATAAGTTCAGTGATGAGGCCCAAGACTTCGTGTCGTTGTGTCTGCAAAAGATCCCTGATAGAAGACCCAATTATTCTAATCTGTATGAGCATCCATGGCTAGCAAAATATCGTAGCATCGACGTCCAAATGGGGCCATACATTACTAAAAGATTAGAAATCCGGAAAAGAATACTAGCTGAAAAGGGTGAGGACGGTCTTCACAGGACAGTACCTGCATTGCATAAAGGTGGTTTGTAA